A single genomic interval of Spirosoma taeanense harbors:
- a CDS encoding SusD/RagB family nutrient-binding outer membrane lipoprotein → MKKISITLGLFALLVCASSCEKGFDQLNTNPTAATALNPVFTFNNAMINTSFPGSTLIFEHPIVQQMFSPNSGILSGGNFNIDNRGPSGANAGIWQRYYRDVVRYLVDIQNQIKDNPNRSNLYNMTRIWRAYAFMVLTDTYGDVPYKDAGLGYLGANVMPKYDTQQSIYDDIIKELTEASAALDASKPTEAGEVTYGGDITKWKRFGYSLLLRAGMRLTEVNPTLAQATVQKAVAGGLMQSNADNAVVRNSANFQNPVGTTLNSTEAANYYLTSYFVNYLKSTEDPRLASIAVRYVGAKSGPEQTAARANRDPAVQIGMPLGYDNGTIPARATADKLASFYDYSQLDRTRMGRFDAPTFLVTYAQTQLLLAEAAQRGWITGNPADFYNAGVTAHMQQLGAYDATSLVPQPAITAYLQKNPYVTARGLELINTQYWVASFLNGPEVFANFRRSNFPQLPPNPYPGKEIKGNFINRLSYPDSEVSVNRASQAEAIARQGPDNLDTRVWWDKP, encoded by the coding sequence ATGAAAAAAATAAGCATAACCCTTGGTCTGTTTGCCCTGCTTGTCTGTGCCAGCAGCTGCGAAAAAGGATTCGACCAACTGAATACAAACCCCACGGCGGCTACGGCGCTCAACCCGGTCTTCACGTTCAACAACGCGATGATCAATACCTCGTTTCCGGGGTCAACGCTGATCTTTGAACATCCGATTGTCCAGCAGATGTTTTCGCCCAACTCGGGCATTCTGTCGGGGGGTAACTTTAATATCGACAACCGAGGGCCATCGGGCGCGAATGCGGGCATCTGGCAGCGGTATTACCGGGACGTGGTACGGTATCTGGTGGACATCCAGAACCAAATCAAGGACAATCCCAACCGGAGTAACCTTTACAACATGACCCGGATCTGGCGGGCGTATGCGTTTATGGTACTCACCGATACCTATGGCGATGTGCCCTATAAAGACGCGGGACTGGGCTATTTAGGCGCAAACGTCATGCCTAAGTACGACACGCAGCAGAGCATCTACGACGATATCATTAAAGAACTCACCGAGGCCTCGGCGGCCCTGGACGCCAGTAAACCCACCGAAGCCGGTGAGGTTACGTATGGTGGGGACATCACCAAATGGAAACGGTTTGGTTACTCGCTTCTGCTGCGGGCCGGTATGCGTCTGACGGAAGTGAACCCTACATTGGCGCAGGCGACCGTCCAGAAGGCGGTGGCTGGCGGACTGATGCAGTCGAACGCTGATAATGCCGTTGTTCGTAACAGTGCGAACTTCCAGAACCCGGTCGGTACGACGCTTAACTCAACGGAGGCTGCCAACTACTACCTCACGAGTTACTTCGTCAATTACCTCAAGTCAACGGAAGACCCCCGGCTGGCGTCAATCGCCGTACGTTACGTAGGAGCCAAGAGTGGTCCGGAACAGACCGCAGCCCGCGCTAACCGCGACCCGGCCGTGCAGATTGGTATGCCGCTTGGCTACGACAATGGCACTATCCCGGCACGGGCTACCGCCGACAAGCTGGCGAGCTTCTATGATTATTCGCAGCTGGACCGGACGCGTATGGGCCGCTTTGACGCCCCAACGTTCCTCGTCACCTATGCGCAGACGCAGTTGCTGCTGGCCGAAGCTGCCCAGCGCGGCTGGATAACAGGTAATCCGGCCGATTTCTATAATGCGGGTGTCACGGCGCATATGCAGCAACTGGGCGCATACGACGCCACGTCTCTGGTGCCTCAGCCAGCAATCACGGCTTATCTGCAGAAAAACCCTTACGTGACGGCCCGCGGTTTAGAGCTGATCAACACACAGTACTGGGTAGCTTCGTTCCTGAATGGGCCGGAAGTGTTTGCCAATTTCCGACGGAGTAATTTCCCGCAACTGCCGCCTAATCCGTATCCGGGGAAAGAGATCAAGGGCAATTTCATTAACCGACTGAGCTATCCGGATTCTGAAGTATCGGTGAACCGGGCAAGTCAGGCCGAAGCCATTGCCCGGCAGGGCCCCGACAACCTCGACACACGCGTATGGTGGGATAAGCCGTAA
- a CDS encoding DUF3108 domain-containing protein: MKKYLICLGVFFMLATGFTVLNTYRRVVNNSFGPGEHLEYRVHYGFLNAAEAIVDVSPTLYKVNERPCYRVNVDGRTVGAFDLVTRIRDTWRSYIDTAAILPQKFYTNIQENSYRKEENITFNHAANTVKAEERTERDVFKVPDNVHDLISGYYFLRTIDFHRLTNGQVLEVPAFYDDTVYNMKVRYRGKEVLKTKQGKINVIRLHPVLPPNKLFKEEESIRIYVSDDINKVPVKVEVDLWVGSMVMDLRRNKGLKQGLHYY, encoded by the coding sequence ATGAAGAAATATTTGATTTGTCTCGGTGTCTTTTTTATGCTGGCCACCGGCTTTACAGTTCTGAACACCTACCGACGGGTAGTGAATAATAGCTTTGGGCCCGGCGAACATCTGGAGTACCGCGTTCACTATGGGTTTCTGAACGCGGCCGAGGCCATTGTAGACGTTAGTCCGACTTTGTATAAAGTGAATGAACGGCCCTGCTACCGGGTCAACGTAGACGGCCGTACGGTCGGAGCGTTTGACCTCGTCACGCGGATTCGCGACACCTGGCGGTCTTATATTGATACGGCCGCTATTCTGCCGCAGAAGTTTTATACCAACATACAGGAAAACAGCTACCGAAAGGAAGAAAACATCACCTTCAACCACGCAGCCAACACCGTAAAAGCCGAAGAGCGAACCGAGCGCGATGTGTTTAAGGTGCCTGATAACGTTCATGACCTCATCAGCGGTTACTACTTTTTACGGACGATCGATTTTCACCGGCTCACGAACGGGCAGGTTCTTGAAGTTCCGGCTTTTTACGACGATACGGTCTATAACATGAAAGTCCGCTATCGGGGCAAGGAGGTTCTGAAGACCAAACAGGGCAAGATCAATGTGATCCGGCTCCACCCGGTTCTTCCACCCAATAAGTTGTTTAAAGAAGAAGAATCCATTCGGATTTACGTGTCCGATGACATCAACAAGGTGCCGGTTAAGGTAGAGGTTGATCTCTGGGTTGGTTCCATGGTCATGGACCTGCGCCGAAATAAAGGGCTTAAACAGGGGCTGCATTATTACTAA
- a CDS encoding RNA polymerase sigma factor, translating into MNTTLINLPAPAVVATDDGSANRPLGETIRQERGRLLAFIRRRLPESVDAEDVLQDVFVELTEAYQAARPIGRVASWLFAVARHKISDWYRKAGSTQDGSQTRTVSLDTTDYGDDDESPVLAEWLAATDSNGPESEFFRETFYDALTDALAELPAEQRDVFVQHELEGRSFKDLSAEWGVPVNTLLSRKRYAVLHLRNRLRTLYDDFFNE; encoded by the coding sequence ATGAATACCACCTTAATTAACCTTCCTGCTCCGGCCGTGGTGGCTACTGACGACGGTTCGGCAAACCGACCGCTTGGTGAGACCATCCGGCAGGAGCGTGGTCGGCTGCTGGCGTTCATTCGCCGACGCCTGCCCGAATCGGTCGATGCCGAGGATGTGCTGCAGGACGTGTTCGTTGAACTAACCGAGGCTTATCAGGCCGCCAGGCCCATTGGTCGGGTCGCTTCGTGGCTGTTTGCCGTAGCCCGTCATAAAATCAGCGACTGGTACCGTAAAGCGGGGTCAACCCAGGACGGCAGCCAAACCCGAACCGTTTCACTCGATACAACTGATTATGGAGACGATGATGAGTCGCCGGTACTGGCCGAGTGGCTGGCGGCTACCGACAGCAACGGACCCGAAAGCGAATTTTTCCGGGAAACCTTCTACGATGCCCTGACCGATGCGCTCGCCGAACTGCCTGCCGAACAGCGGGATGTGTTTGTGCAGCATGAACTGGAAGGGCGGAGTTTCAAGGATCTGTCTGCCGAATGGGGCGTTCCGGTCAACACCCTGCTCTCTCGCAAACGATACGCCGTGCTGCATCTCCGCAACCGGTTACGTACTCTGTACGACGATTTTTTCAACGAGTAA
- a CDS encoding SusC/RagA family TonB-linked outer membrane protein has product MKHSLLKRVGAGYLLLWLVCFLSTGASAQDRRITGRVTSGKDQQAIPGVTILVRNTQLGTTTDANGNFVISVPPNSTLVFSAIGYAGTEVTLGNQTQLNITLQEADQNLSEVVVTALGIKKEAKRLGYATATVNPEQITTNRTVNFVNALQGKIAGVNISSLGTGAAGTSKIRIRGQSSFSGQNSPLIVVNGVPIDNTNFGQNAENRGSDNSIGNRDRNYSDGGDGLSSINPDDIEGMTVLKGGTAAALYGSRAKDGAILITTKTKGSSQGIGVSYNTNFTVDHPLDFTDYQYEYGQGEYGVRPTAPNPTSGVWSFGEKFQPGMTQVLFGGVTVPYAPVRNRINTFYRDGSTWTNTISVSSGSERGGFNLSVSNLDNKGITRNNTYNRKTFNLGFSYNLSPKLTVTGTLNYSNEYNKNPPQIAQQDNSTPTVIYTLANSMPLDLLEASQINPVTGNEFIYSRFMNRTNPYFVLNNKFENIRRDRLFGNLTARYNFTDWLYLQGRVGQDYWARDQDYNFPTGQASLAAAPAGFVNGAYVQDARRFREINTDFLLGANRQFGVFGVDLTLGGNQLYRRSDLNSVQVTDFIVRGLYTPQNGRVKDPTYGLSERKVNSLYGAAEFSFKDFLFLNATARNDWFSTLAPANRSILYPSITGSFVFSQAFENLPAWLNFGKLRAAYAEVGSDGDVAPYSNNLFYSVAANLFPNPAGLGQPVGNITSNTVPSATLKPSRTAETEVGLELKLFNNRVGLDLAVYNKITSDQIVAAQSSDASGYTNVLINSGQSRNRGIEVLLNLSPVRLKNFSWDVTLNGSYNETKLLRLLTDDDGTPGKDYNGDKLPEQIVVGAGIFVGDLRQVVGQPLGQLYTYGYVRDAQGRIVHGSDGLPVRTPAPISFGSALPKYVGGINNAFTYRGISLSFLIDFKLGGKMISGTNLNLFRHGLQKETLVGRGEADNKMVGVGVNEKGEVNAVRAFVQDYYSVGRSKSLGEQVVYDAGFWKLRQITLGYDFTSLLPKNLFIKGVRLNAVANNIAILKKWVPNIDPEQFGFSSDNLVGLESTGLPTTRSVGFNLNVRF; this is encoded by the coding sequence ATGAAACATTCTTTACTAAAGCGAGTTGGAGCCGGGTATTTGCTACTCTGGCTCGTTTGCTTTCTCTCTACAGGGGCTTCGGCGCAGGACCGGCGGATTACTGGCCGGGTTACGTCCGGTAAAGACCAGCAGGCCATTCCGGGGGTGACTATTCTGGTCAGGAACACCCAGTTGGGAACCACAACGGATGCCAACGGTAACTTTGTGATCAGCGTACCGCCAAATTCCACGCTGGTGTTCAGCGCCATTGGCTATGCCGGTACCGAGGTAACGCTCGGCAACCAGACCCAGTTGAACATAACCCTTCAGGAAGCTGACCAGAATCTGAGCGAAGTGGTCGTTACGGCGCTGGGTATCAAGAAAGAAGCCAAGCGATTAGGCTACGCTACTGCGACAGTGAACCCGGAACAGATCACGACTAACCGAACGGTGAACTTTGTGAATGCCTTACAGGGCAAAATTGCCGGGGTAAACATTTCCAGTCTGGGTACGGGCGCAGCCGGAACGAGCAAAATCCGGATTCGCGGTCAGTCGTCTTTTTCGGGACAAAACAGCCCACTGATCGTTGTCAATGGCGTACCGATTGACAATACCAACTTCGGCCAGAACGCTGAAAACCGCGGTAGTGACAACTCCATCGGGAACCGCGACCGTAACTATTCCGACGGTGGTGACGGCCTTTCGTCCATTAACCCGGACGACATTGAAGGCATGACCGTTCTGAAAGGCGGCACGGCAGCGGCTCTGTATGGGTCGCGGGCTAAAGACGGTGCTATTCTGATTACCACTAAAACAAAAGGCAGCAGTCAGGGAATCGGCGTATCGTATAACACCAACTTCACCGTCGATCATCCGCTGGATTTTACTGACTATCAGTATGAATACGGCCAGGGCGAATATGGCGTTCGGCCAACGGCGCCCAACCCGACGTCGGGCGTCTGGAGCTTTGGCGAGAAATTCCAGCCGGGCATGACCCAGGTTCTGTTCGGTGGTGTTACGGTACCCTACGCGCCGGTTCGCAACCGGATCAACACCTTCTACCGCGACGGCTCGACCTGGACCAACACCATTTCGGTGTCATCGGGCAGCGAACGGGGCGGCTTCAACCTGTCGGTGTCTAACCTCGATAACAAAGGCATCACCCGCAACAATACCTATAACCGCAAAACCTTCAACCTCGGCTTTAGCTACAACCTTTCGCCAAAGCTGACCGTAACGGGAACGCTTAACTACTCCAACGAGTACAACAAAAACCCACCCCAGATTGCGCAGCAGGACAACAGTACGCCTACGGTGATCTATACGCTTGCCAACTCCATGCCGCTCGACCTGCTGGAAGCGAGCCAGATTAACCCCGTAACCGGCAATGAGTTCATCTACTCGCGGTTCATGAACCGGACGAACCCATACTTTGTCCTCAACAATAAGTTCGAGAACATCCGCCGGGACCGCCTGTTTGGTAACCTCACGGCCCGTTACAACTTTACCGACTGGCTGTATCTGCAGGGTCGGGTTGGGCAGGACTACTGGGCGCGCGACCAGGATTATAATTTCCCAACGGGGCAGGCCTCGCTGGCAGCAGCTCCGGCCGGTTTCGTGAATGGCGCCTACGTGCAGGACGCGCGTCGCTTCCGCGAAATCAACACGGATTTCCTGCTGGGTGCCAATCGTCAGTTCGGCGTTTTCGGCGTTGACCTGACGCTCGGGGGCAACCAGCTCTATCGCCGAAGCGATCTGAACAGTGTTCAGGTTACAGACTTTATTGTTCGGGGCCTGTATACTCCGCAGAATGGCCGGGTAAAAGACCCAACGTATGGTCTCAGCGAACGAAAAGTTAATTCGCTTTATGGTGCAGCTGAATTCTCCTTCAAAGATTTCCTGTTCCTCAACGCAACCGCTCGTAACGACTGGTTCTCGACGCTGGCACCCGCTAACCGCAGTATTCTGTATCCTTCGATAACGGGGAGCTTTGTATTTTCGCAGGCCTTCGAGAACCTGCCCGCCTGGCTGAATTTCGGTAAACTCCGTGCCGCTTATGCCGAAGTCGGTAGCGACGGCGACGTAGCGCCCTACTCGAATAACCTGTTCTATTCCGTAGCCGCCAACCTGTTCCCGAACCCCGCTGGTCTGGGTCAGCCGGTAGGTAACATCACCTCCAACACGGTACCCAGCGCAACGCTGAAGCCCAGCCGGACGGCCGAAACAGAGGTGGGTCTGGAGTTGAAACTGTTCAACAACCGGGTGGGTCTCGATCTGGCCGTTTATAACAAAATCACGAGCGATCAGATTGTGGCGGCCCAGTCGTCGGATGCTTCGGGCTATACCAACGTTCTGATCAACAGCGGCCAGAGCCGCAACCGGGGGATTGAAGTCCTGCTGAATCTCTCGCCGGTTCGCCTGAAAAACTTCTCGTGGGATGTCACGCTGAATGGCTCCTACAATGAAACTAAGCTTCTGCGGCTCCTGACCGACGATGACGGCACACCGGGCAAGGATTACAATGGCGATAAACTGCCCGAACAGATCGTGGTGGGCGCGGGGATTTTTGTGGGCGACCTGCGGCAGGTTGTCGGCCAGCCCCTGGGCCAGCTCTATACCTATGGATACGTAAGAGACGCGCAGGGCCGGATTGTACACGGCAGCGACGGACTGCCCGTTCGTACCCCCGCACCAATTTCGTTTGGCTCGGCCTTACCCAAATACGTAGGCGGTATCAACAACGCCTTTACCTACCGCGGTATCAGTCTTTCGTTCCTGATCGACTTTAAGCTGGGCGGCAAGATGATCTCGGGTACCAACTTAAACCTGTTCCGGCACGGTCTGCAAAAAGAAACGCTGGTGGGCCGGGGCGAAGCCGACAACAAAATGGTGGGCGTTGGTGTAAACGAAAAAGGCGAGGTTAACGCCGTACGGGCGTTTGTTCAGGACTATTACTCGGTGGGCCGCTCCAAAAGCCTGGGTGAGCAGGTCGTCTACGACGCTGGTTTCTGGAAGCTTCGCCAGATTACGCTGGGGTATGACTTCACGAGTCTGTTGCCGAAGAATTTGTTCATTAAAGGGGTTCGATTGAATGCCGTGGCCAACAACATTGCCATCCTGAAAAAATGGGTACCCAACATTGACCCCGAACAGTTTGGCTTCAGCTCCGACAACCTGGTGGGTCTGGAATCGACGGGTCTGCCCACAACCCGCAGCGTAGGCTTTAACCTGAACGTAAGATTCTAA
- a CDS encoding vanadium-dependent haloperoxidase — MFPNLLLLPDSATPTALRQSIRWFWLLGCFYVLYSCTSPTPDVKPDPPLPVFPVGTPVASYNANTAVRWGDMALRITAGTPGNTPTYASRAFGYLGLAMYETTVHGMADHQSMVQQLSNLNTLPLPKSDSAYSWPLALNAGQAYLLRNLYEHTFPANLTAIDSLETAIRLAYSDTLRTEVAARSIAFGRAIAAAIYEWAKSDGGHEGYKNPFPTDYRLPTGTGFWVAPTDGQVAVARALHPQWGNNRTFAPASAKMPAPTPETYSTNANSAYFKLYKAVYDKNRQLTQAEKETALWWSDDPSQTFTPPGHSYKLASIAIKTSGANLALAVETYARTGMAVADAFICCFKTKYTHHNERPSTFIRANIDRTWSPFWPEPPFPGFSSGHSTQAAATATVLTDLFGANVHFTDDSHVGHPKDQLRNIEFKARTFNSFWEAAEESGWSRILGGIHTQQDNEAGLLQGKKIGESINQLVWKK; from the coding sequence ATGTTTCCCAACCTGTTACTCTTACCAGATTCCGCCACGCCCACTGCGTTACGACAATCCATCCGCTGGTTCTGGCTGTTGGGTTGCTTTTACGTTCTGTATAGCTGCACGTCGCCAACGCCCGACGTAAAGCCAGATCCGCCCCTGCCCGTCTTCCCAGTCGGAACGCCAGTGGCTTCCTATAACGCCAATACGGCCGTTCGGTGGGGCGATATGGCTTTGCGAATTACGGCGGGCACGCCCGGCAATACGCCAACTTATGCCTCGCGGGCGTTTGGCTACCTGGGGCTGGCGATGTATGAAACAACCGTTCATGGTATGGCTGACCATCAGTCAATGGTTCAGCAACTGAGTAATTTAAATACCCTTCCACTTCCTAAAAGCGACAGTGCTTACAGTTGGCCACTGGCCTTAAACGCCGGGCAGGCTTATCTGCTACGAAACCTGTATGAACATACCTTCCCGGCTAATCTGACGGCTATCGACTCGCTGGAAACGGCGATTCGGCTGGCTTATAGCGATACCCTGCGGACGGAGGTTGCGGCACGTTCAATCGCGTTTGGACGGGCCATTGCAGCGGCTATTTATGAATGGGCGAAGAGCGATGGTGGGCACGAGGGGTATAAGAACCCATTTCCAACGGATTACCGCCTACCCACCGGCACAGGCTTTTGGGTGGCTCCAACGGATGGGCAGGTAGCAGTTGCCCGCGCGCTGCATCCGCAGTGGGGCAATAACCGAACCTTCGCTCCGGCCAGTGCCAAGATGCCTGCGCCCACCCCCGAAACATATTCAACTAATGCGAATTCGGCTTACTTTAAACTGTATAAAGCTGTCTACGACAAAAACCGGCAACTAACCCAGGCCGAAAAAGAAACAGCTCTGTGGTGGTCCGACGATCCCAGCCAGACCTTTACCCCGCCCGGCCACTCCTATAAATTGGCAAGCATTGCAATCAAAACATCCGGGGCAAATCTGGCGCTGGCCGTGGAAACGTATGCCCGCACCGGAATGGCAGTTGCCGACGCCTTCATCTGCTGCTTTAAAACGAAATACACGCACCACAACGAGCGGCCATCCACCTTCATCCGGGCAAATATCGACCGAACGTGGAGTCCGTTCTGGCCCGAGCCACCATTTCCCGGCTTTTCGTCCGGCCATTCAACACAGGCAGCCGCTACAGCTACTGTCCTGACGGACCTGTTCGGAGCCAACGTTCACTTCACCGACGATTCGCACGTGGGCCATCCCAAAGACCAGCTTCGAAATATTGAGTTCAAAGCCCGGACGTTTAATTCGTTCTGGGAGGCCGCCGAAGAGTCAGGCTGGTCGCGCATTCTGGGCGGTATTCATACCCAGCAGGATAACGAAGCCGGTCTGCTGCAAGGCAAAAAGATTGGCGAAAGTATCAATCAACTTGTCTGGAAAAAATAA
- a CDS encoding aminopeptidase — MWKKIGLVVLIILISVGVWQRELISYGWMQGRGQLQILWNTRPVAEVLADPAYPDSVKHKIELILEIKRFAIDSLGLDKSGSYESFYDQQGKPILWVVTGAAPYQLVARLWHFPVIGTFSYKGFFEKDRADEQVKELKQEGLDTRIGEVSAWSTLGFLNDPILSSMLDRPVGSLAELIIHELTHGTLFVKNSLEYNENLADFVGEYGALRFLAYKYGLNAVPYQNYLATKAFYDRYDAHILRGTRTLDSLYRTFKPQLPLSVKDSLKWQTIRAIVVSADTLTDARQANRLRSVKKRRLDKLNLPNNAYFIGYLTYRKQQNRFRQEFESRFRGDFKRYLSYLKQTYPSL; from the coding sequence ATGTGGAAAAAAATTGGTCTGGTGGTGCTTATTATTTTGATTAGTGTAGGGGTCTGGCAGCGGGAACTGATTAGTTACGGATGGATGCAGGGGCGCGGACAACTGCAGATTTTATGGAACACCCGACCCGTTGCGGAGGTTCTGGCTGACCCGGCCTATCCAGATTCGGTAAAGCATAAAATAGAACTTATCCTTGAAATAAAGCGTTTTGCCATAGATTCGCTCGGGTTGGATAAGTCGGGCAGCTACGAGTCGTTCTACGATCAGCAGGGCAAACCGATTCTGTGGGTCGTTACGGGTGCGGCCCCCTATCAACTGGTTGCGAGACTGTGGCATTTCCCCGTAATCGGTACCTTTTCCTATAAAGGTTTCTTTGAGAAAGACCGGGCCGATGAACAGGTAAAAGAGTTAAAGCAGGAAGGACTGGATACGCGGATTGGTGAAGTTTCGGCCTGGTCGACGTTAGGATTTTTAAATGATCCCATTCTGTCCAGTATGCTTGACCGCCCCGTGGGAAGTCTGGCCGAGTTGATCATACATGAGCTAACGCACGGGACACTATTTGTAAAAAATAGTTTGGAGTATAATGAGAACCTAGCCGATTTTGTGGGCGAGTACGGGGCGCTCCGGTTCCTGGCCTATAAATATGGCCTGAACGCTGTGCCTTACCAGAACTACCTGGCAACGAAAGCGTTTTATGACCGGTATGATGCGCACATACTGCGGGGTACCCGAACGCTCGACAGTTTATACCGAACGTTTAAACCCCAATTGCCGCTGTCGGTCAAAGATTCGCTGAAGTGGCAGACGATCCGGGCAATTGTTGTGTCGGCGGATACGCTGACTGACGCGCGGCAGGCTAACCGGTTACGTTCAGTAAAAAAACGGCGGTTAGACAAACTAAACTTGCCAAATAACGCGTACTTTATTGGCTACCTGACTTACCGGAAACAACAGAATCGGTTCCGGCAGGAATTTGAGAGTCGGTTTAGGGGGGATTTTAAACGGTATCTATCATACCTCAAACAAACCTATCCATCTTTGTAA